The following are from one region of the Dreissena polymorpha isolate Duluth1 chromosome 2, UMN_Dpol_1.0, whole genome shotgun sequence genome:
- the LOC127866019 gene encoding RNA-binding protein with serine-rich domain 1-like, which produces MPDKGKEAEKPEKKKRAASSCSDSSSSSSSRSRSRSSSSDSSSSGSSGSSHSSSSSSSGSDSSAERGRPKDQARTRKKSGGESPKRKKRSPTPRPTKVHIGKLTRNVTKEHIQEIFAVYGTIKHLEMPPDRAHPNFSKGFAYVDFGSPEEAEKAVKYMDGGQIDGQEVTAQTVLPPRPATRPARRSPPPPRRGGPPGGRAWRPSPPRYRDERRRSPPRRTRTPPRRRSRSRSPVRRRRYSHSSSSSSR; this is translated from the exons ATGCCTGATAAAGGCAAAGAAGCAGAGAAACCAGAAAAGAAGAAAAGGGCCGCTTCATCTTGTTCAGACAGTAGCAGTAG TTCCTCCTCTAGAAGTCGGTCTCGTTCCTCGTCCTCTGACAGCAGCTCATCCGGCAGCTCAGGTTCCTCTCACTCCTCCAGCTCGAGCTCGAGTGGCTCTGACAGCAGCGCAGAGCGTGGGAGACCCAAAGACCAGGCCCGCACACGAAAGAAGTCTGGTGGAGA ATCACCAAAGCGTAAAAAGAGAAGTCCAACTCCTCGGCCAACCAAAGTTCATATTGGGAAGCTAACACGCAATGTTACGAAGGAGCACATACAGGAGATCTTTGCAGTGTATGGCACCATCAAGCACTTGGAGATGCCTCCAGACAGGGCCCATCCAAACTTCTCCAAAGGATTTGCCTATGTGGACTTTGGAAGCCCAGAAGAGGCAGAAAAAGCTGTTAAATACATGGATGGAG GTCAGATTGACGGTCAAGAGGTGACTGCCCAGACTGTGTTGCCGCCCCGCCCAGCCACTCGTCCTGCACGCCGCAGTCCACCACCCCCACGGAGGGGTGGACCCCCAGGGGGCAGGGCCTGGAGACCCTCGCCACCTAGATATAGGGACGAGaggaggag ATCACCACCTCGAAGAACTCGCACCCCTCCCCGGAGAAGGTCTAGAAGCAGGTCCCCAGTGAGACGTCGACGATACAGTCATTCTAGCTCCAGCTCTTCAAGATGA